A genomic segment from Acidobacteriota bacterium encodes:
- a CDS encoding ABC transporter ATP-binding protein: MPDAPLLAVRGLRTVFPVRPGVDAAAVDDVSFDVRRGEVLGLVGESGSGKSVTALSIVRLVPPPGRVASGHVWLDGRDLVQIDERDMQRIRGRRIGFVFQEPMVALDPVYTVGRQIEETLAVHGLARGASARRRAVELLAAARVPDPARRAGEYPHQLSGGLRQRAMIALALAAEPALLIADEPTTALDATVQAEILDLLRQLRAELGLSVLLITHDLGVIAEMAERVAVMYAGRLVEEAPVASLLRSPKHPYTRALLSSVPGVTDGPRLHAIAGSVPALGQVPPGCPFAPRCPRRIAACDALPDLLDLGGTGHLVRCILASG; this comes from the coding sequence ATGCCTGATGCCCCGCTGCTGGCGGTGCGCGGCCTGCGGACGGTCTTCCCCGTGCGGCCCGGCGTCGACGCGGCGGCCGTCGACGACGTGTCGTTCGACGTCAGGCGCGGCGAAGTGCTCGGCCTCGTCGGCGAGTCGGGAAGCGGCAAGTCCGTGACAGCGCTGTCGATCGTTCGGCTGGTACCGCCACCAGGCCGGGTGGCGTCCGGCCACGTCTGGCTCGACGGACGCGACCTCGTCCAGATCGACGAGCGCGACATGCAGCGGATTCGCGGACGCCGGATCGGCTTCGTCTTCCAGGAACCGATGGTCGCGCTCGATCCGGTCTACACGGTCGGACGTCAGATCGAAGAGACGCTTGCCGTTCACGGACTCGCCCGCGGGGCCAGCGCACGTCGACGTGCAGTGGAACTGCTGGCCGCGGCGCGCGTCCCCGACCCTGCACGCCGGGCTGGCGAGTACCCGCACCAGCTCAGCGGCGGACTCCGCCAGCGCGCGATGATCGCGCTGGCGCTCGCCGCCGAACCGGCGCTGCTCATCGCCGATGAGCCGACGACCGCGCTCGACGCCACGGTCCAGGCCGAGATCCTCGACCTGCTTCGACAGCTTCGAGCCGAGCTCGGCCTCTCGGTGCTGCTCATCACCCACGATCTCGGCGTCATCGCCGAGATGGCCGAGCGGGTCGCCGTGATGTACGCGGGACGACTCGTCGAAGAGGCGCCCGTCGCCTCGCTGCTGCGCTCCCCGAAGCACCCCTATACCCGGGCCTTGCTCAGCTCGGTGCCGGGCGTGACGGACGGGCCGCGGCTGCACGCGATCGCCGGCAGCGTGCCGGCGTTGGGACAGGTGCCACCAGGGTGCCCGTTCGCGCCGCGATGCCCGCGGCGCATCGCGGCGTGCGACGCGCTGCCGGATCTGCTCGACCTCGGCGGCACCGGCCATCTGGTCCGCTGCATCCTCGCGTCCGGCTGA
- a CDS encoding ThuA domain-containing protein: MFARSIGGGLVLAAGVVMAIAVARAQAPCGGRSSQPQAPCDDDVKRMISVLPAKAPAAPRQPRRVLVLAASQGYVHSSIPLAARTITEMGAKTGAWSTDVTYDAASVTAGNLKPYDAIFLDGTTGTFLDAANDAAATEARRSALIEFVRGGKGLAGIHAAADSYHGGAPTPGTMKAQPRTPGTPCVGTASGGNGGGSPLWPEFNRAIGGYFKWHWLYPTPVTVKIDDPASSINAAFKGRPFNTIDEIYTFNEESFSRRNVHVLTSIDYSLMTDCDKALEARPRSDRDYPLSWIRREGSGRVFYEALGHHESIYYNNPALLEHILAGMQYVLGDLAANDRPGPAAMRGR, from the coding sequence ATGTTCGCACGATCGATCGGAGGAGGACTCGTGCTCGCGGCCGGCGTCGTCATGGCCATCGCCGTTGCTCGAGCACAAGCGCCCTGCGGCGGACGGAGCAGCCAGCCGCAGGCGCCCTGCGACGACGACGTCAAGCGGATGATCAGCGTGCTGCCGGCGAAGGCGCCGGCCGCGCCAAGGCAGCCGCGCCGCGTGCTCGTGCTGGCCGCATCGCAGGGCTACGTCCACTCGTCGATCCCCCTCGCGGCCAGGACGATCACCGAGATGGGCGCGAAGACCGGAGCGTGGTCGACGGACGTCACCTACGACGCCGCGTCGGTGACCGCCGGCAACCTGAAGCCGTACGACGCGATCTTCTTGGACGGCACGACCGGCACGTTCCTCGATGCCGCGAACGACGCGGCGGCGACCGAGGCGCGGCGATCGGCGCTGATCGAGTTCGTCCGCGGCGGCAAGGGCCTGGCGGGCATTCACGCGGCGGCGGATTCCTATCACGGCGGTGCGCCGACACCCGGGACTATGAAAGCGCAGCCGCGCACTCCGGGCACCCCCTGCGTCGGCACCGCGTCGGGAGGCAATGGCGGCGGCAGTCCGCTGTGGCCGGAGTTCAACAGGGCGATCGGCGGCTATTTCAAGTGGCACTGGCTCTACCCGACGCCCGTCACGGTGAAGATCGACGATCCCGCGAGTTCCATCAACGCGGCGTTCAAAGGACGGCCGTTCAACACGATCGACGAGATCTACACGTTCAACGAGGAGTCGTTCTCGCGACGGAACGTCCACGTGCTGACCAGCATCGACTACTCGTTGATGACCGACTGCGACAAGGCGTTGGAGGCGCGGCCCAGAAGCGATCGGGACTACCCGCTGAGCTGGATCCGCCGCGAAGGGAGCGGCCGGGTCTTCTACGAGGCCCTCGGCCATCACGAGTCGATCTACTACAACAACCCGGCGCTGCTCGAGCACATCCTCGCGGGGATGCAGTACGTGCTCGGCGATCTCGCCGCTAACGACCGTCCCGGTCCGGCCGCGATGCGCGGCCGCTGA
- a CDS encoding aminotransferase class I/II-fold pyridoxal phosphate-dependent enzyme gives MPPHAPSVNVSALLEESERRYQQFKAQGLKLDMTRGKPSAEQLDLAAPMLDNVSGRDVLASDGTDTRNYGGVDGLPEMKALIAEMLETTPGHVVVGGNSSLQMMHDAIVRALLHGVLDGGAPWKAHPAKFLCPTPGYDRHFAICQHHGIEMINVDMDDEGPDMDQVERLVATDPAVKGLWAVPKYSNPTGITYSHRVVERLAHMKTAAPDFRLFWDNAYVVHDLYGATDPLTNILDACAAAGHPNRPLVFASTSKISFAGAGVAAVASSAANVADIKRHTGIQTIGPDKINQLRHARFFGHLAGVRAHMAKHAELLRPKFDAVAAVFEAELGGKGVATWTKPRGGYFVSLDTLDGCAADVVRLADEAGVKLTGAGATFPYGRDPRNRNIRIAPSLPPLSQVEQAMRVVAVCVQLVSARALAR, from the coding sequence ATGCCTCCGCACGCGCCGTCCGTGAACGTCTCCGCCCTGCTCGAGGAATCCGAGCGCCGATACCAGCAGTTCAAAGCCCAGGGGCTCAAGCTCGACATGACGCGCGGCAAGCCGTCAGCCGAGCAGCTCGACCTGGCGGCGCCCATGCTCGACAACGTGAGCGGCCGCGATGTCCTGGCGTCGGACGGGACCGACACGCGCAACTACGGCGGCGTGGATGGGCTTCCCGAGATGAAGGCGCTCATCGCCGAGATGCTCGAGACGACGCCGGGGCACGTCGTGGTCGGCGGCAACTCGAGCCTGCAGATGATGCACGACGCGATCGTGCGGGCGCTCCTGCACGGCGTGCTCGACGGCGGCGCTCCGTGGAAAGCGCACCCCGCCAAGTTCCTCTGCCCGACACCTGGCTACGACCGGCACTTCGCGATCTGCCAGCACCACGGGATCGAGATGATCAACGTGGACATGGACGACGAAGGTCCGGACATGGACCAGGTGGAGCGGCTCGTGGCCACCGACCCCGCCGTCAAAGGCCTCTGGGCGGTGCCCAAGTACAGCAACCCCACCGGCATCACCTACAGCCATCGCGTCGTCGAGCGTCTGGCGCACATGAAGACCGCGGCGCCGGACTTCCGTCTGTTCTGGGACAACGCGTACGTCGTCCACGACCTGTACGGTGCGACGGATCCGCTCACGAACATCCTCGATGCGTGCGCCGCGGCCGGGCACCCGAACCGGCCGCTCGTCTTCGCGTCGACGTCGAAGATCTCGTTCGCCGGGGCGGGCGTGGCGGCCGTCGCGTCGAGCGCCGCGAACGTCGCGGACATCAAGCGCCACACCGGGATCCAGACGATCGGTCCTGACAAGATCAACCAGTTGCGCCACGCGCGGTTCTTCGGGCACCTGGCTGGCGTGCGCGCGCACATGGCGAAGCACGCGGAGCTGCTCCGGCCGAAGTTCGACGCCGTGGCGGCCGTCTTCGAGGCCGAGCTCGGCGGAAAGGGCGTGGCCACCTGGACGAAGCCGCGGGGCGGATACTTCGTCAGCCTCGACACCCTCGACGGCTGCGCGGCCGACGTCGTCCGGCTGGCCGACGAGGCCGGCGTCAAGCTCACCGGGGCGGGTGCGACGTTTCCCTACGGCCGCGATCCGCGCAACCGCAACATCCGGATCGCGCCGTCGCTTCCGCCGCTGTCGCAGGTCGAGCAGGCCATGCGGGTCGTGGCCGTCTGCGTGCAGCTCGTGAGCGCCCGCGCCCTCGCGCGCTAG
- a CDS encoding ATP-binding cassette domain-containing protein, producing MRLLEYENVTIYRGDRIALDGVTFSLDVGEHVAILGPNGCGKSTLIKTMTRECYPYLGAGPTGLRIMGRETWSVFDLRVLLGIVTNDQVAACTRHVTGRETVLSGFFSSVGLWPHLEVTPAMERKTDEILALLEIPHLAERYVDEISSGEARRLVIGRALVHDPKALVLDEPTNSLDVRATYELRDIVRKIARAGTTIVLVTHHLPDIVPEIDRVILLRAGRIVRDGRKPDVLTPAALTALFGVPLDVEARGGYYQIW from the coding sequence GTGCGGCTGCTCGAGTACGAGAACGTCACCATCTACCGCGGCGACCGGATCGCGCTCGACGGCGTCACGTTCTCGCTCGACGTGGGCGAGCACGTCGCCATCCTCGGCCCGAACGGATGCGGCAAGTCCACGCTCATCAAGACGATGACGCGTGAGTGCTATCCGTACCTCGGGGCGGGGCCGACGGGCCTTCGCATCATGGGCCGCGAGACGTGGAGCGTCTTCGACCTGCGCGTCCTGCTCGGGATCGTCACGAACGACCAGGTCGCGGCCTGCACGCGTCACGTCACCGGACGTGAGACCGTTCTGTCGGGGTTCTTCTCGAGCGTGGGGCTGTGGCCGCACCTCGAGGTCACGCCGGCGATGGAGCGGAAGACCGACGAGATCCTCGCGCTGCTGGAGATCCCCCATCTCGCCGAGCGGTACGTCGACGAGATCTCGTCTGGAGAAGCGCGGCGGCTCGTGATCGGCCGCGCGCTCGTCCACGATCCCAAGGCGCTCGTGCTCGACGAGCCGACCAACAGCCTCGACGTGCGGGCGACCTACGAGCTTCGCGACATCGTGCGCAAGATCGCCAGGGCTGGCACCACGATCGTGCTGGTCACGCACCATCTGCCCGACATCGTTCCGGAGATCGATCGCGTCATCCTCCTGCGCGCCGGCCGCATCGTCCGCGACGGGCGCAAGCCGGACGTGCTGACGCCCGCGGCGCTCACCGCGTTGTTCGGCGTGCCGCTCGACGTCGAGGCCCGAGGCGGGTATTACCAGATCTGGTAG
- a CDS encoding ABC transporter ATP-binding protein — protein MPAAPPLLDVRHLVKVYGTPGLRLGRRPPAVAVDDVSFTIAEGETFGLVGESGCGKTTTGRCLLRLVEPTSGDIRFRDLDVRALSAAELRRARRHFQIVFQDPYSSLNPRMRAGAIVEEPLAIHGIGDRASRAARARALFDLVGLPADAASKFPHEFSGGQRQRIGLARALALEPSFIVADEPVSALDVSVQAQVVNLLLDLQQRLGLTYLFISHDLRLVRQICSRVAVMYRGRIVELAPASALFRRPAHPYTRALLSAMPVLEAGAHRDRVVYDPASLERLPLREIAPQHYAALS, from the coding sequence ATGCCCGCTGCGCCGCCGCTCCTCGACGTCCGGCACCTCGTGAAGGTCTACGGCACGCCCGGCCTGCGGCTCGGGCGCAGGCCACCGGCCGTCGCCGTGGATGACGTCTCGTTCACGATCGCCGAAGGCGAGACGTTCGGGCTGGTCGGCGAGTCGGGGTGCGGCAAGACGACCACCGGGCGCTGCCTCCTTCGGCTCGTCGAGCCAACGTCGGGCGACATCCGGTTCAGGGATCTCGACGTGCGGGCGCTGTCGGCAGCCGAGCTGCGACGCGCGCGGCGGCACTTTCAAATCGTCTTTCAGGATCCGTACTCGTCGCTGAACCCTCGGATGCGCGCCGGCGCGATCGTCGAAGAGCCGCTCGCCATCCACGGCATCGGCGACAGGGCGTCGCGGGCCGCTCGCGCGCGCGCGCTCTTCGATCTGGTCGGGCTTCCGGCCGACGCGGCCTCGAAGTTCCCGCACGAGTTCAGCGGCGGCCAGCGGCAGCGCATCGGCCTCGCGCGCGCCCTGGCGCTCGAGCCGTCGTTCATCGTCGCCGACGAACCGGTCTCGGCGCTCGACGTCTCGGTGCAGGCCCAGGTCGTGAACCTGCTGCTCGATCTCCAGCAGCGTCTCGGCCTGACCTATCTCTTCATCTCCCACGACCTGCGCCTCGTGCGTCAGATCTGCAGCCGGGTGGCCGTGATGTACCGGGGACGCATCGTCGAGCTCGCGCCGGCGAGCGCGCTGTTCCGGCGCCCGGCGCACCCGTACACGCGCGCGCTGTTGTCGGCGATGCCCGTCCTCGAGGCCGGAGCGCACCGCGATCGCGTCGTCTACGATCCGGCGTCACTCGAGAGGCTGCCGCTGCGAGAGATCGCGCCGCAGCACTACGCGGCGCTGTCCTGA